From Gadus macrocephalus chromosome 16, ASM3116895v1:
CTGGCCATCCGTAAGGCCGGCCACCTCTGCATAGCAACCCAGAGCCAGCAATACACTGACTACTCATGCCGGGAAAAAAACATGGAAGTACGCCTTGATGTGCTCAAGCCAGGTTAATATTCTCTCCTCCCTGATCTATCCCACCTCTTCCCAAAAGAGCAGGGTTCTTTTTCTTCTGGGAAATGTGTCCTGGGATTCAGTACATGTTTGGGCTTTGTTCTTTTTTGTCCCATGCGTgggaaaaaaagaagacaattaggccacatatttaaatCCGGTATGCCCGGAGGCCTAACCTGACATCACCAATTCGCAAACATGACCTCACCGCCTCGTCTGGTTCCCAAGCTACCCGAGGCCCCAAGGCACTATCAACCAAACTATAGCGACAAGGGAATGGCGAAAGAGGCCCATTGGAATGAAAGGACATCAACCATCATCCTAAATAGGACACTGCCCCCAAGTGTTGACTAAAACATACGACAACGTTTCTGTTCACAAAATGGTTTATGAGGTTAGGAGTTGTAGGCTAGGTCTACAGCTTTACGACATTCATCTCTCCCCCAGGTCTCAGAGTGTTATTAGTGGACCAGTGGATAGAGACCGGAGGCACGATGAAGGCGGCCATTCAACTAGTGGAGCAGCTGGGAGCCATCGTTGTAGGTCCGTTTGGTTTTAATTCTTCTATTATTTACCAAACTGAAACACAAGACTAGACTGAACATCATCTCTATAAACAGATAACTGCATATTCATTCTGAATATGTATGCAACGGAACACGATTTGGGTATCAGAAGCGTTCTGGTTTCCGTGGCTGGGTTTGTAATCGAGTAGTAGGCTATTGCCCAATCAAGTGTGGTTTGGTATTGACCAATCAAGTGTGAGTTAGTATTAGTAATGACCAATGACGTGGGAATTAGTATTGAAAACTCAAGTGTGAGTTTGTATTGGTTTCATGCAGGTAAACATACCGTGTGGAACGCGACGATGTCAAAACCCATCGGCTATCGTCAGAGgacgattttttattttttttattagcgaATGTTTTCCAGTATCACCCTAAAACTCGCCTGGTACTGAAACACAATGTCTGTATGAAGCCATTATCTGGCCGCCCCACTAATAGTGCCCGTTGTCCCCTGAGGTTAATCATCATCAGATGATGGCCAATGTTTTCCCAGATAGGACATAACCATTATGATAACCTTTAAATCAAGACCATGATCATTACAGGTGTGGCTGCAGTCGCAATTGAGAACACAGAAGGAGGAAAATGGATAAAGAAACATtacaaacacgcccattgcatCCCAGAGAAACTCCAAGAACAAATTGATCGCCAACACCTTGAGTTGTTAGGCGTTGAAAAAACGCCAATTACTCTCACATATTAGGAAGAATAAGACAGAGATCATTTTTACGTCAATTTACAATATTTGTAAGATATGTTCATTTTactcatgtaaaaaaaaacattgattaaaCAATATGAAAAAGCGGTTTGTGATTTTTCCATATCATTTTCTTTATTGCCATGGAAGACGtacaaaaaatacacacatttagAAATATATTCTAAGGCCCATCTAGGAGTTTGAAGCTATTGTTACTCCACTGAGAATATAATTTGATATAAAAAGATAAGAAATTGGTTTAATTATTGCAAATATTCCACTGGCCACACACCATTCAATACAAAATTAAACTGATGAATTTACAGCAAACGGATTCAAAGTATATGCCCACTGATATGAACCTCCAATAGGCCTGTACTGaggcattatatatatttttgaaaacaaCCAAATGTGTTGACGGAAAGATATTAGACGTAGCAAATATCCAAATTACACTGACAATTGATTGCATAACTGATTATATAAAACAGAACACATATTAATTTACTACATCTAGATGTTTTTAATATTGCACTTTGGTCGTACCGAAATAGAGGAATAATTGTAGAGTAGTTTGTTAAGTGGAAATTACCAAACACATATATCCACTTCCAATTATTGGAAAAACTATATCCCAAGTCTGTTAAAAAACACTGTGTTCCTTTCTCCTGGTCCACTTCTAAACATCCCGAGTGCTGGCCAAAGAGGAAGTCTCCCATTTAATTCCTTTAGTTTACAGTCGTGCTTCCAGGCTTACTGACAACAATTTGGCTGTTTCTTCTTGGACGATGCGTAGAGATTGTTTGAATTGCTGTTGATTTCTGAAACAAATACACAAGCTTGTATGAAGCACATGGGCCAAACATGGGCTCTTTGGCGAGGCGGAGAGCGATATTGCTGGCGTACTGGGTCAATACTCACTGACGATATCGGCGATTTGCCTCGTCCCACTTTTCTCCAGCTCAGCGAGGAGGTTCGCCTCGAAAGCCAAAGTAGCCACGCGGAAGAAAAACTCCTTCACGTTTTCCCCTATCATtggaaaaacacacatttaaggTATGttcaatcattattattaaaggAACCTAAAACAACAGATTTTAGAGTAGTGCATTGGATTGATCCTGGTAAAAATGTTAATATGGACTCAGACTGCCCCCTATGGGTGAGATGCATTAATGCATGAGTGAGCTGAGACTATTTTGGGTTACCACTGGTAACATctttcaaaccccccccccccagatgaaTCTCAAGCCTGAACTTCAATATAGCCCTGTCCCCTACATGGAAAATGTGTCCACCAGAAGTCGTTCCCGTGAACCATTATTATTTTCCTAACTTTGCTCTGTGATATATCCCCTTACCGGTCAGGGAGGAGAGGGCCCAGTACTCTGCCTTCATCTCCTGGGATACTTTAATGGCATCCTTCTCAATCAGAGCGTACTGCGCAGGAGACTAGAGAGACACGAAAACACCCGAGTGAGGACGGATAGGATCATGTAGTATTTCATTAAATTAAGAAAAATCATATGTAAAGAGTTATCAGTTTTCACGCACGGTAAAGGtaaatgttaaaataataaaaaatatgcgATTTGAATTTTTAGTGAGGCTACTTGAGAAAAGCCAGATGTCTAAACGCTGCTCTGTATTGACATAATGAGATCACTCTGAGCCCCATGCAGGGAATTAATGCGTCTACGGTAGCAATTGCTATAATGATTCTGCGACTGCGgacatgttttgatcttctgaCTCTACTGAATTATTTCAGAATAAGTCACTCATTTGAGAAACTGCGGTTGCAGGTACTTTCAAACCTTATGTAATTAATAATCTGTTATATCATCATTTGTTCGGGGTCAAATGTATTTGCTATCACAAATGAATGTCCAAAAAAGAGGAGatccaaaaacaacaataaacacaTTCCCGAggttatgttaaaaaaaacactagcTTGTGCTTCTGGCGTCAGACCAGCTAGTCCTCATTGACCTTCACTCATTCACCACAGGAATGGTACGAGGCTGTCTGGCCTCACCAGAACACACCATTACTGGAGTACATCTTCTAAGTCTTTCTATGTACACAGGGCATACGTACACTTAAATCTTTCTTGGTTCCGACCAGGAAAATCTGAATGTTTGTGGGATCGTTTTCTTTCATGGCGTCAATAAGCCACTGCCTGTGATGAAGGAGTAAAAGTACATTTTTAAACACAATTTGATtagaaatatataattatattccaAATGATATAAACATCTTCAATATTATACTTACTTTGTGTGGCTCAAGCTGGCCACGTCATTTACATCGAAAACAATAATCACAGCTgaggaaaaaataatgattcaGCACATTATTATCTGCATTGAGAAAAATAGGTTTGTACGTCAGTTAGGACAAATTATATCACTGCCAAGCATTGCTCATTTatcatcacatacacacacataaagatttTTAGTAGTATAGAAAGTAACACTGATTGAATTCGTTGGACCTTTCTCGAAGTCCAAACGAAAAAGATGGcttctctttattcaacataGACGTTTTTTTTCAACATAGACGTTTTTTTGTGAAACCAACAGACTTTAAACTTTTGGTCTTACTTTGCGCCCCTCTGTAGTACGTGGAAGCAATGCACTTAAACCTCTCCTGTCCTGCAGTGTCCCACCTGGAAGCAAATACACAGCCAACGTTACAGCCCATacccctacacacgcacacgcacacacacacacacacacacacacgtcacacacgttTATTAATGCTACGTTACTGTAGGTAAGCACTGTATTAGACTCACAACTGCAGACTGAATGGCACCCCCAGCACCTCAAATCGCTCCATCTCAAAGTCAACGCCAATGGTGGCCTTGTAGTTCTTGTCGAAGGCATCCTTGCAGAACCTTAATGATAGAAGATGAGTGTCAGTGAAGTCAAACTGTTGTTATGCCATTCTCACTCTCAAGCCATCAAAACATACTGAAAGAACAATTGGTAATAGATAGGCGTGTCCATTGCAACAAATAAAACCACTGTTACTGTATGTGGCAGGAGTAAAATGAGAAATGCATCAAATATTTCGAGTCAAACCTTAAATTCTGTTTACCTGTTAATAAGACAGGTTTTTCCCACTGCCAGATCACCAACCACAATCACCTTGGATATCTTAAACCTAGTCACAGCGGATAGAAAAGGTAAGCATCACCTGAAGCCTATGTCCAACGGCCTCCCCAAAAAACGGTGGTTTAATTAGTAGTCACCCCACAGTCCCGGTGCGTTGCTCCTGACATGCCGTCCTCACTTTCTTGGTGAACTCATCCTTGGTGTGCAGAGCAGCTTCTTTACTGTAACACTAGACAAGACAAACAGCCTTCTTTGTAGCCGTGCTGTGGACGTGTCAGAGTATGGGTTTGTAAACCCCTGCAGCATGcatgtaatataataataataatggcgtACCTTGGGTAGCTCAGCGATGATCCGGTCCTTTCGGACGGGAGGAAGAACACTCATGGAGGAGACCCGGTAAGACATGGGGCATCCGAGGAGATCTCATAAGCAGGTCATATAGTCTGCTgggtgagagacacagacaaagaaagagatcgTAGGCATATGTGTAGCTAATTGTAACGAATTCGTCGTATAGTTAGACGAATTCATGCCACGATGAACAGTGAATGATATACCACCACGAGTGGGTCTACTTGTTGCCGTTAATCCCATTGTCCAACAAAGACCCGAAAAGTGCGGTATTGACGAAAGGTTATGCCGACAAAAAACCTTTAAATGATCGCAATGGTGACACATTATACATACACGGTCAACGTAACAATTACCGACTGATTACGACTCGAGTATCCCAAACGATCAGTTCTGATAAAGTTGAGGAAGATGTTCCTCCACAAATCACTACAAAATGGTAGGGTATACGTACAGTAGGCTTGTGGAAACGGGGCGTCCGTATGAGTTTAGCGCATGTAATAATCCCACAAATGTAGAGACGATCAATCCACATACAGAAGATCAATCCACACAGGGAATGATAGAGGAAATGTACCGCTGACTCAGTTCCCCCGTTCTCGTCTCAGGACGGGATGCCGGGAAAGGATGCTTCAAACGGGTGTTATTCtcgagagggagggcgggactttcaggaCCATGGGATTGACGATGAGAGacgagatagagagggagggattttCTATAGAGGGATATCCGTTCCGTTACAGGCTTTGGTTATTGCTTTGTCAACTTTTTGTAACGAAGTCCATAACTAATTTGTCTGTCGTCGTTGTGGTTTTTATTGTTATTCTTGACTTTAATATTCTCGCTCATGGGGACTGTTGCCTGGCGTACACAGGACATAGTAAGAGACCGGAAATTTGCGTTTGCGGTAGGCCGGGATAACACAAAAGTTCCGGATACTCTCTCAGCGTAGTTCGCCCCTGGGCTCATTTTCCTGCTGGAATTTTGAGGAGCCCAAGGAGATGAGCAGCCGTTTTCTTGGTCCCCTGCTGtcgaaaataaatatatttacgtTTTGTTCAATTTCTTTGTGCTTGGATTCTTAAGTTCTCTAAAAACATTttgagaaaatatatataatatttggcCTTAGAAGTTCAACTTTGAATTAATTCAAAGTTGAACTTCAAAGGCCAAATATAGGCTTACAATGAATTCTGGGGTCAAGAGAGGATGCAATAAGAACAAACTATTATAATACTTTTAAAATAATATGTACTCCATCGCTTCATCAGGATGTTCTTGTATTGACGATTGTATGGAGTAAAAGATTACCACAGAAAGATGGAAAAAGGCACTTTTGCTCCCATATTTGAGCCCCAAAAGCGTGTATGATTAGTATGGTTACTGGCATATGAAGAAAGTAAACTTTCAGTGATTATCAGTCACACTGTCACTGACCGTCACTGATTCACGACATTCCTGTTGCTGGACATTATTTATGGAAACACAATATAACTACAGCCTTGTGTTTGAGGTTGCTCTATTTGGCTAAGGGGGCAGGAAAAGGCCAGGGGCTCAACCTCCAATATCCGGTATACACCAATGGGTCTGTGCATGTGCCAAAGCATGTGGGCTGGTTCAGGTTTGACTCAGGGATTTCATCGTATACTTCCAAGGATGTTATAAACCCAGTAGTCATTTTTATGCGTTATGATAGCGTGTTTGGTTTGATGGTGGATTCAAGGAGCAGTGGTTTGCAGTACGTCATTTTATTTCACCTAAATGCGTCTTGGTTTTTGTTTTGGTATGTCATTGATTGCTTAGCCTTTCAATTAGGCAATAAGTCAAAATGGCTGTAGCTGtagaccagtggttcccaaactatggtacgcgtaccactggtGGCAAAAGCGGATCTTCCATTAGGCAAACCTAGGCAAGTGCCTAGGGCCCCAACCAAATCTGTCTTTATTAGGGGCCCCCAAATCTGACCCCCCCAGCCATTActtatgtaaagtaaaaaaaaaaaaacatttctagtagaaaaaaataacaaaaatatcaacataacgccgaactaatgcctaaataataattttccagcACACATGCCCCCCTCCATTGTGCATTGGACTAGTCGTAACGTACTTCAAACCAAAGCAGAGGGATGCGACTCGGTGAAAATGAAGCGGCGGAATTATGATAGTGGTTGTgctaaacgaaaacaaaaagctgagaagaaaagaattgcagatacactgccgaaattgacttcattttttatacctgctgctgaacttgcgacaggctctgctgttggggttctatactgctgctcaccacttttctctgatatgaagacttttgagaagacgacaacagtatgactttgtgtttacaaatgctttctgtctcacacacacacacacacacacacacacacacacacacacacacagagctttgccactcactcagtcactcactcacatactctctctctcactcacacacacacacacacacacacacacacacacagacacacacacacacacacacacacacacacacacacacacacacacacactgttttactCACATGAA
This genomic window contains:
- the rab34a gene encoding ras-related protein Rab-34a, coding for MSYRVSSMSVLPPVRKDRIIAELPKCYSKEAALHTKDEFTKKVRTACQEQRTGTVGFKISKVIVVGDLAVGKTCLINRFCKDAFDKNYKATIGVDFEMERFEVLGVPFSLQLWDTAGQERFKCIASTYYRGAQTVIIVFDVNDVASLSHTKQWLIDAMKENDPTNIQIFLVGTKKDLSSPAQYALIEKDAIKVSQEMKAEYWALSSLTGENVKEFFFRVATLAFEANLLAELEKSGTRQIADIVKINSNSNNLYASSKKKQPNCCQ